The following proteins come from a genomic window of Venturia canescens isolate UGA chromosome 4, ASM1945775v1, whole genome shotgun sequence:
- the LUBEL gene encoding E3 ubiquitin-protein ligase lubel isoform X7 gives MSNQGAERWRPMAISNPSTRLRMARTMPHWVMEQQQQQQQQPGKSTQEGSSGSRRVPTPPRSPPPSLTGDCGDPDYEVIEFPVRSQNSTNPNISRSPLSTAAKSSSSELKNASVVSSNNSNAQKCALCGTKNLFARCDTCKEFYCETCDDVNHKHPKRRGHTRRRIVIQSQEKSGAMSQDGGFRTRPPLPPKGEAHANPPPVPPPRRNRRNTQGRSSINQEIAKQVSLNDKHGSMKRTSSSMQTRPLPSTPNSSSTLTSTRSAQSLVNPATPESSGMDKMSTLQERYRRYQEAMRAQDANRRRLPNSPHPENNKDTMTVPRPLSLTSPRNSFTASPTPPPPPPRNMMQSASVCDLSSPHIWNPAAMQQAQSVAHLGPRGMPMIWYPPVNPWDAPVGGSTMSLNHPPIQWAYPMGYSSQQMLPPHYPGNLSRGHSPARSVKSGRRSRAPSPSPSLKSRKSLASRSRSRRSPDSHSDASSEESDDSSDFDDRLSRSSRNLRRNSHSKSRHRIYQDDDDNRSLVSKSRHGKWRSEDRINGADSKRWSGSSMDKKRDSSVSSRNYDYEDVELRGGGGGMRSHRQSETEDDRRSRNRASSFSEDSRSSLRRNSSGLVGSRKSSEKFDSREGRNRSRQQSETEEDRKSIGRSSKLDDLTTGTNSEARKNWLKNENGSGRDRGRRRRSSIEEEALERRSAVVPRSRVNSSSEDYNERNSSSRNVRKIDEGLASLNRRPMSSRRNSTTTSEHEDVREAIKSRSPARSLKKAPSSDEPEVKRDLPTKPVAARRQMPPMSPPKVVNDRELDSRKNSKLSSSPSPVIVNAETVNQFKATKSSAKLDEKTVDAIRNGTEITDIKKKLSEPEETTDNLNDVGEEWPCEHCTFINEAREKVCAVCCKTRSSALPSPSIEDEQNPPNTSISNPSPELRDKPIGSLIKISNSEESGDSANTGNGKEEFSAANEESETEEVFDFDEKNDSSLTETNIHSSLNEGASSKKIELKTTSTSTSPIREIFATTNQTSSASNTVPSGSTHPEVVQKKDETPVNSSISPTSKSAENQTGNATANHVAVSIERGTSPPPQSISTQTYDVLPLKSNQSMRRSNLFLNREDSDSEEGSRFINSPDLYPRHSQHQQQHPQHHYLVQPTSSHCTRRNSIDSTSQLYYHSREPSQHRYVPDTPTSGIIQPSFSTITRQGLELVELLREAEKYGFSADDIQVALAQGATDPVDWLNRQWPHLIETVQVLVTTRGKEMPDSADDVGILSPGEAKEYLRLSKGDVWSAVARAIQQRQRKCADIMTRGNFTMIEVVKALNDNAGNEEAALLELQKNQLKPFLMRIWGPPSGVENEEAAPRLDAAVAIGDLTPEIGERVPDGSDKEAKKQVMSSVVDDFVALQASFQQQLRRPSDESSRLSKGDASTASLGNNPNDLFSSNCDRNNVSETTKLSSSTTNEMVVAKALETATKSTSVTVKTQEKQDVGSVQNDELRSTIVADEINDTKQTPSDDSEIQGPIKNETSNIDRGEKIMRITQEPLNELKTDAPSAQSTISIDNVDKTKSVDQVTVEQLLSAVKGLPEQLIGPLTVALQGISPKNVADTAPIPTSALSANEKSENLEVPKNDDSIEKPMENQSFSVGDDDPSKNTAIEQSRLTNNDEIDRNREIAEKVEKIESANKTTNGTKVESTMTKRSEIYFETSVPKVKVESLTETIVPITKAFETNGIGSTTDKIDPSRLTENVENVVPDINVETLTRTIIPMVAAQSDKENYENIGRPNLNEFVQEIESISEINLGSLNKKIVSTEKALYRKDINESIEDVKPNNVSENTENADTEVGTVSPSQKIIPTVGAGQTVFHLESEQVETNNNPEKIVIGSFAEEKTLGITQIDEKLVSEPENFSSINACANEFGPRVADSLREDPALSGRCPTTSLAHTFELKVTGSPTVAVNDCPPSCSEKPFEIRAELPRKETPKSFPSDRSLKLQKPLSKAMCHVKSRPRSPIKRFFTKRVPIRSIKKSVPVTRKVAVLYGSLPKNTATTKAKEAAEQITKNSSTVNKTLEESKSRVPEPKSLASKGPEVPGTSKVPKKLIEVTKAGSDRLATKNTPEDSKTKCTESDVAKAKVQTIEKKTTNIPTKIAREGEESANAKTQSAEKTKKTNPVGSPPKSRAASKIPVFKGTPKVAAQNVSVASQKYINVRVSEPPKASGSTLRMVKRISPPKKPVAGPLAVRQIIIHENVNGIEKVQTLGVKVTDERLVDAENSKNIKLASSTPVENPVGGVDRPTAKDDLEKIAESRDPKQEENRAASEVSEAIENCQDDSEASEYSEAEDILPAETLEIDESEDSEGHSVISEISRNSSEQDSSDDITDAELMLQKTLDGIKSVLSDSESEEHSGAEDRSEGDENSEDAEEYSESDEAEAVSGSDSEIYEDQEEIEREEENEEEAEKAEDEEEERSEESESVEELPSVIEILIADRAPKTEEAEMRHETEEVPGESKNQKDRPDVPESSSKKQNFEQSANVETAKTKIIQKAKLANGKTVKGLRVSEPEVIVEKKIPTKRFSIVASYVQQFEGEIPRVEKTNTTKIPELKPDNSPKNERERTARRLLAEGRVSNYDEAEIAASLLILDFNDNEAIQAAKECPSVESAIAFLQQECELCTGRFAVSRMISMLKCIHRCCNDCAKNYFTIQISDRNIMDAVCPFCKEPDLKDASEDDVLEYFSILDIQLKSLLDPPIHELFQRKLRDRTLMKDPNFKWCAQWEKQHEGTTCEQFAAWKDENDPDNQAAGLAKHMDDNGIDCPKCKFRYSLSRGGCMHFTCNQCKYEFCCGCGKSFLMGAKCSVSPYCAKLGLHAHHPRNCLFYLRDKEPAQLQRLLHENGIEYDTTNPTSERKCKIQLQKETPTGVVDAVCNLDVVEDHAGLCRQHYIEYLTGLVLKGKLDPVGIFDLNDAKQELRRRGKVPPVKGGAKRNTFGMIMRPEERKPIAGTHV, from the exons ATGAGT AACCAGGGAGCGGAAAGATGGCGACCAATGGCCATCTCGAATCCCTCAACTCGTTTGCGAATGGCTCGTACGATGCCCCATTGGGTGATG gaacagcaacagcagcagcagcagcagccagGAAAATCGACGCAGGAAGGTTCATCGGGATCCCGACGAGTACCGACGCCCCCAAGATCGCCGCCACCTTCGTTGACCGGAGATTGTGGTGACCCGGATTACGAGGTCATCGAGTTTCCGGTCCGATCGCAGAACTCCACGAACCCGAACATATCGAGAAGCCCGTTATCAACGGCAGCGAAAAGCTCAAGCTCCGAGCTGAAGAACGCCTCGGTGGTATCATCGAACAACTCGAACGCTCAAAAATGCGCTCTCTGTGGCACAAAGAATTTATTCGCTCGATGCGACACGTGCAAAGAGTTTTATTGCGAGACTTGCGACGACGTTAATCACAAACATCCCAAAAGACGAGGCCACACGCGTCGCAGGATCGTAATACAGTCGCAGGAAAAATCTGGAGCGATGAGCCAAGACGGAGGTTTCAGGACGCGACCGCCTCTACCACCAAAAGGCGAGGCTCACGCTAATCCACCGCCCGTTCCGCCACCACGAAGAAATCGTAGAAACACTCAG GGAAGATCGTCGATAAATCAGGAGATTGCGAAGCAAGTTTCGTTGAACGATAAGCACGGGAGTATGAAAAGAACAAGTTCGAGTATGCAGACCAGGCCGCTGCCGTCGACGCCGAATTCATCGTCAACATTGACCTCGACGAGGTCGGCACAGTCTCTCGTTAATCCTGCGACTCCAGAGTCCTCGGGAATGGACAAAATGTCAACTCTTCAA gAACGATATCGAAGGTATCAGGAAGCTATGAGGGCTCAGGATGCCAATCGAAGAAGATTGCCGAATTCACCTCACCCGGAGAACAACAAAGACACGATGACCGTTCCCAGGCCATTGAGTCTCACGAGTCCGAGAAATAGCTTCACCGCATCACCCACTCCACCCCCACCTCCACCCAGAAACATGATGCAGTCTGCCAGCGTGTGCGATTTGTCATCACCCCATATTTGGAACCCCGCTGCTATGCAACAG GCCCAATCTGTGGCACACCTAGGGCCCAGAGGAATGCCCATGATTTGGTACCCACCGGTAAATCCTTGGGACGCACCCGTCGGAGGTTCGACCATGAGTCTAAATCATCCGCCGATCCAATGGGCCTATCCGATGGGCTACAGTTCCCAACAAATGCTCCCACCACATTATCCTGGAAATTTATCACGAGGGCACAGTCCAGCACGCAGTGTCAAATCGGGCAGACGGAGTCGAGCTCCCTCTCCTTCGCCCAGCttgaaatcaagaaaatctcTCGCTTCTCGATCTCGGTCGCGGAGATCACCGGATTCTCACTCGGACGCGAGCTCCGAAGAATCGGATGACTCGTCCGATTTTGATGATCGGCTCTCGAGAAGCTCTAGAAATCTACGACGAAACAGCCACTCTAAAAGCAGACACAGGATCTATCAGGACGACGATGACAACCGGTCTTTGGTGTCGAAAAGTCGACATGG AAAATGGCGTTCGGAGGATCGGATAAACGGCGCGGATTCGAAGCGGTGGTCCGGCAGTTCGATGGATAAGAAGCGAGATTCGAGCGTGTCATCGAGAAATTACGATTACGAGGATGTAGAATtgcgaggaggaggaggagggatgAGATCGCATCGGCAATCGGAGACGGAAGACGATCGTCGATCGCGAAACAGGGCGTCGTCGTTTAGCGAGGATTCGAGATCGTCGTTGCGAAGAAATTCCTCGGGATTGGTTGGTTCCCGTAAGTCCTCAGAGAAGTTCGATTCCCGGGAGGGACGCAATCGATCGAGGCAGCAATCAGAAACGGAAGAGGATCGTAAGTCGATCGGGCGAAGTTCAAAATTGGACGATTTAACGACGGGTACGAATTCGGAAGCCCGTAAAAACTGGTTGAAGAATGAGAACGGCAGTGGAAGAGaccgaggaagaagaagaaggagcaGCATCGAGGAGGAAGCATTGGAGCGTAGATCGGCAGTTGTGCCACGAAGCAGAGTCAACAGTTCGTCGGAGGATTACAACGAGAGAAATTCATCCTCGAGAAACGTTCGTAAGATCGACGAGGGGCTCGCTAGCTTGAACAGAAGGCCGATGTCCTCGCGGAGAAATTCGACGACAACGTCGGAGCACGAGGACGTTAGAGAAGCGATAAAAAGTCGATCTCCGGCGAGGAGCTTGAAGAAAGCACCGTCTTCGGATGAGCCGGAAGTCAAACGAGATTTACCCACGAAACCGGTCGCTGCGAGACGACAAATGCCACCGATGAGCCCACCGAAAGTTGTCAACGATCGTGAACTCGATTCGCGAAAAAATAGCAAACTTTCGAGCTCTCCGAGCCCGGTGATTGTCAATGCAGAAACGGTAAATCAATTCAAAGCCACAAAATCCTCTGCAAAATTGGATGAGAAAACGGTAGACGCGATTCGAAACGGCACCGAAATAACTGATATCAAGAAAAAGCTCTCAGAGCCTGAAGAAACGACGGATAATCTGAACGACGTTGGAGAAGAATGGCCCTGCGAACACTGCACTTTCATCAACGAGGCAAGAGAAAAAGTTTGCGCAGTTTGCTGCAAAACTCGTAGCAGCGCTTTACCGAGTCCAAGCATCGAAGACGAGCAAAACCCCCCTAACACGTCGATCTCCAATCCCAGCCCCGAACTTCGCGACAAGCCAATTGGGAGTCTCATCAAAATCTCCAACAGCGAGGAAAGCGGGGACAGTGCTAATACCGGAAATGGCAAAG AGGAATTCAGTGCTGCGAATGAGGAGTCGGAGACCGAGGAGGTTTTTGATTTTGACGAGAAGAACGACTCGAGCTTGACGGAAACAAACATTCATTCATCCTTGAACGAGGGCGCTTCgtccaaaaaaatcgaattgaaaacCACTTCGACATCGACTTCGCCTATTAGAGAAATTTTTGCGACCACGAACCAAACGTCGAGTGCTTCAAATACCGTACCATCCGGAAGTACACATCCGGAAGTTGTgcagaaaaaagatgaaactCCAGTCAATTCGTCGATTTCCCCGACCTCGAAGAGCGCTGAAAATCAAACGGGAAATGCAACTGCCAATCACGTCGCTGTTTCCATCGAGAGGGGCACCTCGCCACCTCCGCAAAGTATTTCGACCCAG ACCTACGACGTGCTGCCACTAAAATCGAACCAAAGCATGAGAAGATCAAATTTGTTTCTAAACCGTGAAGACAGCGATTCTGAG GAAGGGAGCAGATTCATTAACAGCCCGGATTTGTATCCGAGACACTCGCAGCATCAGCAACAGCATCCTCAACATCATTATCTCGTGCAACCGACCTCGTCGCATTGCACGAGGAGAAATTCCATTGATTCAACTTCGCAGCTCTATTATCATTCTAGG GAACCCAGTCAGCATAGATACGTTCCAGATACTCCGACATCCGGAATCATTCAACCAAGTTTTTCGACTATAACGCGTCAAGGACTTGAACTCGTTGAATTATTGCGGGAGGCTGAGAAGTACGGTTTTTCGGCCGACGATATTCAAGTTGCGTTAGCACAGGGCGCAACAGACCCTGTTGATTGGCTCAACAGACAGTGGCCACATCTCATCGAGACTGTCCAAGTATTGGTGACAACAAGAGGCAAAGAAATGCCCGACAGTGCGGATGACGTCGGGATTCTTAGCCCTGGTGAGGCCAAAGAATACTTGAGACTGTCAAAAGGCGATGTGTGGTCAGCTGTCGCTCGAGCTATCCAACAGAGGCAGAGAAAA tgCGCAGACATTATGACTAGAGGTAACTTCACGATGATCGAGGTCGTCAAAGCTCTTAACGACAACGCCGGTAACGAGGAAGCCGCGTTGTTGGagttacaaaaaaatcaattgaaaccGTTTTTAATGAGAATTTGGGGGCCACCTTCGGGGGTGGAGAATGAAGAGGCTGCACCTCGGTTGG ATGCAGCTGTTGCGATCGGTGATTTAACACCAGAAATTGGGGAACGCGTACCGGACGGATCGGATAAGGAAGCGAAGAAGCAGGTAATGTCTTCCGTAGTTGATGATTTCGTGGCGTTGCAGGCGAGCTTTCAACAGCAACTGAGGAGGCCGAGCGACGAATCGAGCCGTTTGTCGAAAGGTGATGCGTCGACAGCGAGCCTCGGTAATAATCCGAACGATTTATTCAGCAGCAACTGCGATAGAAACAATGTTTCTGAAACGACTAAACTTTCGAGCTCGACGACGAACGAAATGGTCGTTGCCAAGGCGCTCGAGACTGCAACGAAAAGTACATCGGTCACCGTGAAAACTCAAGAGAAACAGGACGTTGGCAGTGTCCAGAATGACGAACTACGATCGACCATCGTCGCCGACGAAATCAACGATACCAAACAAACTCCAAGTGACGATTCGGAAATCCAAGGTCCCATAAAAAACGAGACATCCAACATTGATAGAggcgaaaaaataatgaggatTACCCAAGAGCCGTTGAACGAGCTCAAAACTGATGCCCCGTCGGCTCAATCGACAATTTCGATCGATAATGTTGATAAAACTAAGTCTGTCGATCAAGTAACGGTCGAACAATTATTATCTGCCGTTAAGGGTCTCCCAGAGCAGCTGATTGGACCTCTGACCGTAGCGTTGCAGGGCATCTCGCCAAAAAATGTTGCGGACACTGCGCCGATTCCGACGTCCGCTCTAAgcgcgaatgaaaaatcggaaaatCTCGAAGTACCTAAGAATGACGATTCGATTGAGAAACCGATggaaaatcaatcattttCCGTAGGTGACGATGATCCCTCGAAAAACACGGCGATCGAACAATCCCGATTAACTAATAACGACGAAATCGACAGAAATCGAGAAATAgcggaaaaagttgaaaaaatcgagtcaGCGAACAAGACG ACAAACGGGACGAAGGTTGAATCAACGATGACGAAACGTAGCGagatttatttcgaaacttCCGTTCCTAAGGTTAAAGTAGAATCTTTGACGGAAACGATCGTCCCGATAACTAAAGCCTTTGAAACGAATGGAATTGGTTCGACTACCGATAAGATTGATCCCAGTAGGTTGACCGAAAATGTAGAAAATGTCGTTCCTGATATCAACGTTGAAACGTTGACCCGGACAATTATCCCGATGGTAGCAGCCCAAAGTGACAAAGAAAACTACGAAAATATTGGAAGGCCCAATTTAAATGAGTTCGTCCAAGAGATTGAGTCCATTTCTGAGATTAATTTAGGGtcgttgaacaaaaaaatagtgagTACGGAGAAAGCTTTGTATCGGAAAGACATTAACGAAAGTATTGAAGATGTCAAACCCAATAATGTTTCTGAGAACACGGAGAACGCTGATACCGAAGTGGGAACGGTATCTCCGAGTCAAAAAATTATCCCAACAGTAGGAGCTGGTCAGACAGTATTTCATTTGGAAAGCGAGCAAGTTGAGACGAATAATAAccctgaaaaaattgtaatcggTTCATTTgccgaagaaaaaactttaggAATAACccaaatcgatgaaaaacttGTATCCGAGCCTGAAAACTTTAGCTCCATAAACGCTTGCGCGAATGAATTCGGTCCAAGAGTTGCAGATTCTTTGCGCGAAGATCCAGCTCTGTCTGGTCGATGCCCCACCACGAGTCTTGCCCATACCTTCGAATTGAAGGTCACTGGTTCCCCAACCGTAGCGGTGAACGATTGTCCTCCCTCCTGTTCTGAAAAACCTTTCGAGATTAGAGCCGAACTTCCGCGTAAAGAGACTCCAAAGTCGTTCCCCAGCGACAGAAGCCTTAAGCTCCAGAAGCCTCTTTCAAAAGCAATGTGCCACGTGAAATCGAGACCGCGTTCTCCgatcaaacgatttttcacgaaaagagTGCCCATTAGATCGATCAAAAAGTCCGTTCCGGTTACGAGGAAAGTTGCGGTCTTGTACGGCAGTTTACCAAAAAACACAGCAACCACGAAAGCGAAAGAAGCGGCTGAGCAAATAACTAAAAATTCGTCGACGGTCAATAAAACTCTTGAAGAAAGTAAGTCAAGGGTCCCCGAACCAAAATCGCTGGCATCGAAGGGTCCCGAGGTGCCTGGAACTTCGAAAGTCCCTAAGAAATTAATTGAAGTAACGAAAGCAGGCAGCGATCGACTGGCTACGAAAAACACGCCGGAAGATTCGAAGACCAAATGCACTGAATCAGACGTCGCGAAAGCAAAAGTCCaaacgatcgagaaaaaaacaacaaatattCCCACGAAGATCGCGCGTGAAGGAGAAGAATCTGCGAATGCGAAAACGCAATCAGCtgagaaaacgaagaaaacgaacCCTGTTGGATCGCCCCCCAAAAGTCGAGCAGCCTCAAAGATTCCGGTCTTCAAGGGCACGCCAAAAGTTGCTGCTCAAAACGTCTCGGTCGCCAGTCAAAAATACATTAACGTCAGAGTCTCAGAACCGCCCAAAGCGTCGGGGTCAACATTACGAATGGTCAAACGAATATCGCCACCGAAGAAACCGGTTGCAGGACCACTGGCCGTTCGTCAGATTATCATACACGAGAATGTCAACGGTATCGAAAAAGTCCAAACTCTCGGGGTCAAAGTAACTGATGAGCGATTGGTCGACGCTgagaattcgaaaaacattAAATTGGCGTCATCCACGCCTGTCGAAAATCCTGTTGGCGGAGTTGATCGCCCCACTGCGAAGGatgatcttgaaaaaatagcAGAATCGCGGGACCCCAAACAGGAAGAAAATCGTGCAGCCTCCGAGGTATCCGAGGCGATAGAAAACTGTCAGGACGACTCGGAGGCTTCCGAGTACTCGGAAGCCGAAGATATTTTGCCAGCTGAGACCCTTGAAATTGACGAATCAGAAGATTCCGAAGGTCACAGCGTAATATCAGAAATTTCGCGAAATTCTAGTGAGCAAGACTCCAGCGACGACATCACGGACGCGGAGTTGATGCTCCAAAAAACATTAGACGgtataaaatctgttctatcgGACAGCGAGTCCGAGGAACACAGTGGGGCAGAGGACCGCTCCGAAGGGGACGAAAACTCGGAAGATGCCGAAGAGTATTCGGAGAGCGACGAAGCCGAAGCGGTCTCTGGCAGCGATTCTGAAATTTACGAAGACCAAGAAGAAATAgaacgagaggaagagaatGAGGAGGAAGCTGAAAAGGCGGAAGATGAAGAGGAGGAGAGAAGCGAAGAGAGCGAATCTGTGGAGGAGCTGCCATCAGTGATAGAAATATTGATAGCCGACCGAGCTCCGAAAACGGAGGAAGCTGAGATGAGACATGAAACTGAAGAAGTACCCGGTGAAagcaaaaatcaaaaagatcGCCCGGACGTTCCCGAGAGCTCTTCGAAGAAGCAAAATTTCGAGCAATCCGCGAACGTCGAAACAGCCAAAACGAAAATCATTCAGAAAGCAAAGCTCGCTAATGGCAAAACCGTGAAAGGCCTCAGAGTCAGCGAGCCTGAAGtaatcgtcgaaaaaaaaataccgacGAAGCGTTTCTCGATCGTTGCAAGTTACGTTCAACAATTTGAGGGCGAAATACCACGAGTAGAGAAGACAAATACGACCAAGATTCCTGAGCTCAAGCCGGATAACTCTCCCAAAAACGAGAGGGAG AGAACAGCGAGACGTCTACTCGCGGAGGGACGAGTTTCGAACTACGACGAAGCGGAAATTGCCGCGAGTTTGCTCATCCTCGACTTCAATGACAACGAAGCAATCCAagcggcgaaggaatgcccgAGCGTCGAATCGGCCATTGCGTTTTTGCAACAGGAGTGCGAACTTTGCACGGGACGATTTGCAGTCAGTCGG aTGATTTCGATGCTGAAATGCATCCATCGTTGCTGCAACGATTGTGCGAAAAATTACTTCACGATACAAATAAGCGACCGTAACATAATGGACGCCGTTTGTCCGTTTTGCAAAGAGCCCGATCTCAAGGACGCGAGCGAAGACGATGTTCTCGAGTACTTCAGTATCCTCGACATTCAACTCAAGTCGTTGCTAGATCCACCGATCCATGAGCTCTTTCAGAGAAAATTGCGAGACAGAACGCTCATGAAAGATCCGAATTTCAAATGGTGTGCTCAG TGGGAGAAACAACACGAGGGCACAACTTGTGAACAATTTGCGGCATGGAAGGATGAAAACGATCCTGATAATCAAGCAGCTGGTCTAGCCAAACACATGGACGACAATGGGATCGATTGTCCCAAGTGCAAGTTCCGTTATTCCCTGTCACGTGGAG gCTGCATGCACTTCACCTGCAATCAGTGCAAGTACGAGTTTTGTTGTGGTTGCGGTAAATCGTTTTTGATGGGTGCGAAATGTTCGGTCAGCCCGTACTGTGCGAAACTCGGTCTGCACGCGCATCATCCGCGAAATTGTCTTTTTTATCTCCGCGACAAAGAGCCCGCACAGTTGCAACGACTTCTGCACGAAAATGGAATCGAGTATGACACGACGAATCCAACGTCCGAACGAAAGTGCAAAATTCAACTTCAGAAAGAAACGCCGACCGGTGTCGTCGACGCTGTATGCAATCTGGACGTTGTCGAGGATCACGCTGGATTGTGCAG GCAGCACTACATTGAATACTTGACGGGCCTGGTGCTCAAAGGAAAATTGGACCCGGTTGGGATCTTTGATTTGAACGACGCCAAGCAAGAGTTGCGCCGACGGGGAAAAGTGCCACCTGTTAAGG GTGGTGCAAAAAGAAATACCTTTGGAATGATCATGAGACCAGAAGAAAGGAAACCGATTGCTGGGACTCACGTTTAG